From Pongo pygmaeus isolate AG05252 chromosome 2, NHGRI_mPonPyg2-v2.0_pri, whole genome shotgun sequence, a single genomic window includes:
- the ALS2CL gene encoding ALS2 C-terminal-like protein isoform X1, with protein MCNPEEAALLRLEEVFSATLARVNSLVLQPLLPAAPEPLDPWGRECLRLLQQLHKSSQKLWEVTEESLHSLQERLRHPDCTGLESLLLLRGADRVLQAHIEYIESYTSCMVVQAFQKAAKRRSEYWRGQRKALRQLLSGVSSEGSVGASLGQALHQPLAHHVQQYVILLLSLGDTIGERHPTRELVVNAVTLFGNLQSFMKQALDQAAATQALWHTLRGRPRDVLCTPDHRLLQDSQDVPVTVAPLRAERVLLFDDALVLLQGHNVHTFDLKLVWVDPGQDGCTFHLLTPEEEFSFCAKDSQGQAVWQWKVTQAIHQALRGKKDFPVLGAGLEPSQPPACRCAEYTFQAEGRLCQATYEGEWCRGRPHGKGTLKWPDGRNHVGNFCQGLEHGFGIRLLPQASEDKFDCYKCHWREGSMCGYGICEYSTDEVYKGYFQEGLRHGFGVLESGPQAPQPFRYTGHWERGQRSGYGIEEDGDRGERYIGMWQAGQRHGPGVMVTQAGVCYQGTFQANKTVGPGILLSEDDSLYEGTFTRDLTLMGKGKVTFPNGFTLEGSFGSGAGRGLHTQGVLDTAALPPDPSSTCKRQLGVGAFPVESRWQGVYSPFRDFVCAGCPRDLQEALLGFDVQSSRELRRSQDYLCCERTHPEDSVGRMEDILEELLQHREPKALQPYLRKALSNSLHPLGKLLRTLMLTFQATYAGVGANKHLQELAQEEVKQHAQELWAAYRGLLRVALEHKGQALEEDEDTETRDLQVHGLVLPLMLPSFYSELFTLYLLLHEREDSFYSQGIANLSLFPDTQLLEFLDVQKHLWPLKDLTLTSNQRYSLVRDKCFLSATECLQKIMTTVDPREKLEVLERTYGEIEGTVSRVLGREYKLPMDDLLPLLIYVVSRARIQHLGAEIHLIRDMMDPNHTGGLYDFLLTALESCYEHIQKEDMRLHRLPGHWHSRELW; from the exons ATGTGCAACCCTGAGGAGGCAGCTCTGCTGCGGCTGGAGGAGGTCTTCTCAGCCACCCTCGCCCGTGTCAACAGCCTTGTCCTCCAGCCCCTGCTCCCAGCCG ccccagaGCCCTTGGATCCCTGGGGCAGAGAGTGCCTGAGGCTCTTGCAACAGCTGCACAAGAGCTCCCAGAAACTCTGGGAGGTGACGGAGGAAAGTCTGCACTCACTGCAGGAGAGGCTGCGTCACCCGGACTGCACCGGTCTGGAGTCCCTGCTGCTGCTGCGAGGTGCTGACCGTGTACTGCAGGCCCACATAGA GTACATCGAGTCCTACACAAGctgcatggtggtgcaggccttcCAGAAGGCAGCAAAGAGGAGAAG CGAGTACTGGCGGGGCCAGCGGAAGGCGCTGCGGCAGCTGCTGTCAGGTGTGAGCTCAGAGGGCTCGGTGGGCGCATCGCTGGGCCAGGCCCTCCACCAGCCACTCGCCCATCACGTCCAACAGTACGTGATCCTCCTGCTGAGCCTCGGGGACACCATTGGGGAG CGTCACCCAACCCGGGAGCTGGTGGTGAACGCAGTCACCCTCTTTGGGAACCTGCAGTCCTTCATGAAGCAAGCGTTGGACCAGGCTGCAGCCACACAGGCTCTCTGGCACACCCTGAGAGGCCGACCGAGG GATGTGCTCTGCACCCCTGATCACAGACTCCTTCAGGACAGCCAGGACGTACCCGTGACGGTCGCACCGTTGCGGGCTGAGCGTGTGCTGCTCTTTGATGATGCCCTTGTCCTGCTGCAG GGCCACAACGTCCACACCTTTGATCTGAAGCTGGTGTGGGTGGATCCTGGGCAGGACGG GTGCACGTTTCACCTCCTCACGCCCGAAGAAGAGTTCTCCTTTTGTGCCAAGGACTCCCAGGGCCag GCAGTCTGGCAGTGGAAGGTGACCCAGGCTATTCACCAGGCCCTGCGTGGGAAGAAGGACTTCCCTGTGCTGGGGGCTGGCCTGGAGCCCTCCCAGCCTCCCGCCTGCCGCTGCGCAGAATATACCTTCCAGGCAGAGGGCCGGCTCTGCCAGGCCACCTACGAGGGCGAGTGGTGCAGGGGCCGGCCCCATGGCAA GGGAACTCTGAAATGGCCGGATGGGCGGAATCATGTGGGGAATTTCTGCCAGGGCCTGGAGCATGG CTTCGGCATCCGCCTGCTGCCCCAGGCCTCTGAGGACAAGTTCGACTGTTACAAGTGCCACTGGCGAGAAGGCAGCATGTGTGGCTATGGCATCTGTGA GTACAGCACCGACGAGGTGTACAAGGGCTACTTCCAGGAGGGTCTGCGGCACGGATTTGGGGTCCTTGAGAGTGGTCCGCAGGCCCCCCAGCCCTTCAGGTACACGGGCCACTGGGAGAGGGGCCAGAGGAGCGGCTATGGCATTGAGGAGGATGGTGACAG AGGTGAGCGCTACATTGGCATGTGGCAGGCTGGTCAGCGCCACGGCCCAGGGGTCATGGTCACCCAGGCAGGCGTCTGCTACCAGGGCACCTTCCAGGCGAACAAGACGGTG GGCCCAGGCATCCTCCTCTCTGAAGACGACTCCCTGTATGAGGGCACCTTCACCAGGGACCTGACCCTCATGGGGAAG GGCAAGGTCACCTTCCCCAATGGCTTCACCCTAGAGGGCTCATTTGGCAGTGGAGCAGGGAGAGGACTGCACACACAGGGTGTGCTGGACACGGCTGCCCTCCCACCGGACCCGAGCAGCACCTGCAAGAG GCAGCTGGGCGTGGGTGCCTTTCCCGTGGAAAGCCGCTGGCAGGGAGTCTACAGCCCCTTCCGGGACTTTGTGTGTGCTGGTTGCCCCAGGGACCTGCAGGAGGCCCTGCTGGGCTTCGACGTGCAGAGCTCCAGGGAGCTGCGTAGGTCTCAGGATTACCTGTGTTGTGAGAG GACCCACCCCGAGGACAGTGTGGGCCGTATGGAAGACATCCTGGAGGAGCTGCTGCAGCACCGGGAGCCCAAGGCCCTGCAGCCATACCTCAGGAAG GCTCTGAGCAACTCACTGCACCCCCTGGGAAAGCTGCTCCGGACACTGATGCTGACCTTCCAGGCTACCTACGCAGGTGTCGGGGCCAATAAGCACCTGCAGGAGCTGGCCCAGGAGGAGGTGAAGCAGCATGCCCAGGAACTCTGGGCTGCCTACAG GGGTCTGCTGCGAGTTGCCTTAGAGCACAAGGGCCAGGCCCTGGAGGAGgatgaagacacagagacaag GGACCTCCAGGTGCATGGATTGGTGCTGCCCCTCATGCTGCCCAGCTTCTACTCAGAGCTCTTCACGCTCTACCTGCTGCTTCATGAGCGGGAGGACAGCTTCTACAGCCAGGGCATTGCCAACTTGAGCCTCTTTCCCGATACCCAACTGCTTGAGTTCCTGGATGTGCAGAA GCACTTGTGGCCCCTCAAGGACCTCACGCTGACGAGCAATCAG AGGTACTCCCTGGTCAGGGACAAGTGTTTCCTGTCAGCCACCGAGTGCCTGCAGAAGATCAT GACCACGGTGGACCCACGGGAGAAGCtggaggtgctggagaggacatACGGGGAAATTGAGGGCACAGTGTCACGGGTGCTGGGCCGGGAGTACAAGCTGCCCATGGACGACCTGCTGCCGCTTCTCATCTACGTGGTGTCACGCGCCCG AATTCAGCACCTGGGAGCCGAGATCCATCTGATCCGTGACATGATGGACCCCAACCACACAGGAGGCCTGTATGACTTCTTGCTCACTGCCCTGGAG TCCTGTTACGAGCACATCCAGAAAGAAGACATGAGGCTGCACCGCTTACCTGGCCACTGGCACTCCAGAGAGCTCTGGTAG
- the ALS2CL gene encoding ALS2 C-terminal-like protein isoform X2 yields the protein MKQALDQAAATQALWHTLRGRPRDVLCTPDHRLLQDSQDVPVTVAPLRAERVLLFDDALVLLQGHNVHTFDLKLVWVDPGQDGCTFHLLTPEEEFSFCAKDSQGQAVWQWKVTQAIHQALRGKKDFPVLGAGLEPSQPPACRCAEYTFQAEGRLCQATYEGEWCRGRPHGKGTLKWPDGRNHVGNFCQGLEHGFGIRLLPQASEDKFDCYKCHWREGSMCGYGICEYSTDEVYKGYFQEGLRHGFGVLESGPQAPQPFRYTGHWERGQRSGYGIEEDGDRGERYIGMWQAGQRHGPGVMVTQAGVCYQGTFQANKTVGPGILLSEDDSLYEGTFTRDLTLMGKGKVTFPNGFTLEGSFGSGAGRGLHTQGVLDTAALPPDPSSTCKRQLGVGAFPVESRWQGVYSPFRDFVCAGCPRDLQEALLGFDVQSSRELRRSQDYLCCERTHPEDSVGRMEDILEELLQHREPKALQPYLRKALSNSLHPLGKLLRTLMLTFQATYAGVGANKHLQELAQEEVKQHAQELWAAYRGLLRVALEHKGQALEEDEDTETRDLQVHGLVLPLMLPSFYSELFTLYLLLHEREDSFYSQGIANLSLFPDTQLLEFLDVQKHLWPLKDLTLTSNQRYSLVRDKCFLSATECLQKIMTTVDPREKLEVLERTYGEIEGTVSRVLGREYKLPMDDLLPLLIYVVSRARIQHLGAEIHLIRDMMDPNHTGGLYDFLLTALESCYEHIQKEDMRLHRLPGHWHSRELW from the exons ATGAAGCAAGCGTTGGACCAGGCTGCAGCCACACAGGCTCTCTGGCACACCCTGAGAGGCCGACCGAGG GATGTGCTCTGCACCCCTGATCACAGACTCCTTCAGGACAGCCAGGACGTACCCGTGACGGTCGCACCGTTGCGGGCTGAGCGTGTGCTGCTCTTTGATGATGCCCTTGTCCTGCTGCAG GGCCACAACGTCCACACCTTTGATCTGAAGCTGGTGTGGGTGGATCCTGGGCAGGACGG GTGCACGTTTCACCTCCTCACGCCCGAAGAAGAGTTCTCCTTTTGTGCCAAGGACTCCCAGGGCCag GCAGTCTGGCAGTGGAAGGTGACCCAGGCTATTCACCAGGCCCTGCGTGGGAAGAAGGACTTCCCTGTGCTGGGGGCTGGCCTGGAGCCCTCCCAGCCTCCCGCCTGCCGCTGCGCAGAATATACCTTCCAGGCAGAGGGCCGGCTCTGCCAGGCCACCTACGAGGGCGAGTGGTGCAGGGGCCGGCCCCATGGCAA GGGAACTCTGAAATGGCCGGATGGGCGGAATCATGTGGGGAATTTCTGCCAGGGCCTGGAGCATGG CTTCGGCATCCGCCTGCTGCCCCAGGCCTCTGAGGACAAGTTCGACTGTTACAAGTGCCACTGGCGAGAAGGCAGCATGTGTGGCTATGGCATCTGTGA GTACAGCACCGACGAGGTGTACAAGGGCTACTTCCAGGAGGGTCTGCGGCACGGATTTGGGGTCCTTGAGAGTGGTCCGCAGGCCCCCCAGCCCTTCAGGTACACGGGCCACTGGGAGAGGGGCCAGAGGAGCGGCTATGGCATTGAGGAGGATGGTGACAG AGGTGAGCGCTACATTGGCATGTGGCAGGCTGGTCAGCGCCACGGCCCAGGGGTCATGGTCACCCAGGCAGGCGTCTGCTACCAGGGCACCTTCCAGGCGAACAAGACGGTG GGCCCAGGCATCCTCCTCTCTGAAGACGACTCCCTGTATGAGGGCACCTTCACCAGGGACCTGACCCTCATGGGGAAG GGCAAGGTCACCTTCCCCAATGGCTTCACCCTAGAGGGCTCATTTGGCAGTGGAGCAGGGAGAGGACTGCACACACAGGGTGTGCTGGACACGGCTGCCCTCCCACCGGACCCGAGCAGCACCTGCAAGAG GCAGCTGGGCGTGGGTGCCTTTCCCGTGGAAAGCCGCTGGCAGGGAGTCTACAGCCCCTTCCGGGACTTTGTGTGTGCTGGTTGCCCCAGGGACCTGCAGGAGGCCCTGCTGGGCTTCGACGTGCAGAGCTCCAGGGAGCTGCGTAGGTCTCAGGATTACCTGTGTTGTGAGAG GACCCACCCCGAGGACAGTGTGGGCCGTATGGAAGACATCCTGGAGGAGCTGCTGCAGCACCGGGAGCCCAAGGCCCTGCAGCCATACCTCAGGAAG GCTCTGAGCAACTCACTGCACCCCCTGGGAAAGCTGCTCCGGACACTGATGCTGACCTTCCAGGCTACCTACGCAGGTGTCGGGGCCAATAAGCACCTGCAGGAGCTGGCCCAGGAGGAGGTGAAGCAGCATGCCCAGGAACTCTGGGCTGCCTACAG GGGTCTGCTGCGAGTTGCCTTAGAGCACAAGGGCCAGGCCCTGGAGGAGgatgaagacacagagacaag GGACCTCCAGGTGCATGGATTGGTGCTGCCCCTCATGCTGCCCAGCTTCTACTCAGAGCTCTTCACGCTCTACCTGCTGCTTCATGAGCGGGAGGACAGCTTCTACAGCCAGGGCATTGCCAACTTGAGCCTCTTTCCCGATACCCAACTGCTTGAGTTCCTGGATGTGCAGAA GCACTTGTGGCCCCTCAAGGACCTCACGCTGACGAGCAATCAG AGGTACTCCCTGGTCAGGGACAAGTGTTTCCTGTCAGCCACCGAGTGCCTGCAGAAGATCAT GACCACGGTGGACCCACGGGAGAAGCtggaggtgctggagaggacatACGGGGAAATTGAGGGCACAGTGTCACGGGTGCTGGGCCGGGAGTACAAGCTGCCCATGGACGACCTGCTGCCGCTTCTCATCTACGTGGTGTCACGCGCCCG AATTCAGCACCTGGGAGCCGAGATCCATCTGATCCGTGACATGATGGACCCCAACCACACAGGAGGCCTGTATGACTTCTTGCTCACTGCCCTGGAG TCCTGTTACGAGCACATCCAGAAAGAAGACATGAGGCTGCACCGCTTACCTGGCCACTGGCACTCCAGAGAGCTCTGGTAG